The following proteins come from a genomic window of Pangasianodon hypophthalmus isolate fPanHyp1 chromosome 24, fPanHyp1.pri, whole genome shotgun sequence:
- the hmgcra gene encoding 3-hydroxy-3-methylglutaryl-CoA reductase a, which translates to MLSRLFRLHGLFVASHPWEVIVATVTLTICMMSMNMFTGNNRICGWNFDCPKYEEQVLSSDIIILTITRCIAIVYIYFQFQNLRQLGSKYILGIAGLFTIFSSFVFSTVVIHFLDKELTGLNEALPFFLLLIDLSKACALAKFALSSNSQDEVRENIARGMAVLGPTFTLDALVECLVIGVGTMSGVRQLEIMCGFGCMSILANYFVFMTFFPACVSLVLELSRESREGHPIWQLSHFARVLEEEEDNKPNPVTQRVKMIMSLGLVMVHAHSRWIADPASPNGTLDVPQVGMSLNSPKRIEPDMPLWQFYLSRMISMDIEQVITLGLALFLAVKYIFFEQVEMESTLSLKVSTPTTVLTQRRCPDQCCRKEVTPCSNKTEKPTAPPPVITKEERDLVIKPLPIKTDPTPKSMFVVGEEETLDSSVLVEPQPSIPSEPRPVEKCLTILKDPQMGARYLSDAEVIMLVNAKHIPAYKLEAVMESPERGVMIRRKMLRPKLPKTSALTCLPYKDYNYSQVMGTCCENIIGYMPVPVGVAGPLLLDGKQFQVPLATTEGCLVASTNRGCRAIALAGGVSSRLLADGMTRGPVVRLPSACKAAEVKAWLETPEGYKCIKEAFDNTSRFARLEKLLIGLASRNLYIRFQSQTGDAMGMNMISKGTEQALARLKEEFPELQVLAVSGNYCTDKKPAAINWIEGRGKSVVCEATIPAQVVREVLKTSTEALVDLNINKNLVGSAMAGSIGGYNAHAANIVAAIYIACGQDPAQTVGSSNCITLMEAAGPTGEDLYISCTMPSIELGTVGGGTNLAPQQACLQMLGVQGASETCPGENARQLARVVCATVLAGEISLMAALAAGQLVKSHMTHNRSKVNLQGTPGSCTKQAS; encoded by the exons ATGCTGAGCAGACTTTTTCGACTCCACGGCCTGTTTGTGGCCTCCCACCCCTGGGAGGTGATTGTGGCTACTGTGACTCTCACCATCTGCATGATGTCCATGAACATGTTCACTGGCAATAACCGCATTTGTGGTTGGAACTTTGACTGCCCCAAGTATGAGGAG CAAGTCCtcagcagtgacatcatcattCTGACAATCACACGATGCATTGCAATTGTCTACATTTACTTCCAATTTCAAAATCTTCGGCAGCTTGGATCAAAGTATATACTGG gtaTTGCTGGCCTTTTCACCATCTTCTCCAGTTTTGTGTTTAGCACTGTTGTGATTCATTTCTTGGATAAGGAGCTGACTGGTTTAAA TGAGGCATTGCCATTCTTCCTGCTACTGATTGACCTCTCCAAAGCATGTGCGCTGGCAAAATTTGCACTCAGTTCAAACTCACAG GATGAGGTTAGAGAAAACATAGCCAGAGGAATGGCAGTACTGGGTCCAACGTTCACTCTGGATGCGCTGGTGGAGTGTCTAGTAATTGGTGTAGGGACCATGTCAG GTGTTCGCCAGCTTGAGATCATGTGCGGCTTTGGATGCATGTCTATCCTTGCCAACTACTTTGTCTTCATGACTTTCTTCCCAGCCTGTGTCTCATTAGTGCTTGAG TTATCCAGGGAAAGCAGAGAGGGACATCCTATCTGGCAGCTGAGCCACTTCGCCCGTGTcctggaggaagaggaggacaaCAAACCCAATCCGGTCACACAGAGAGTCAAGATGATCATG TCTCTTGGCCTGGTGATGGTTCACGCTCACAGTCGATGGATTGCAGATCCTGCATCTCCAAACGGAACTCTGGATGTTCCTCAAGTGGGAATGAGTTTAAATTCACCCAAGAGGATTGAGCCGGATATGCCCTTGTGGCAGTTCTACCTGTCCAG AATGATCAGCATGGACATTGAGCAGGTCATCACGTTAGGTCTTGCCCTCTTCCTGGCTGTGAAGTACATCTTCTTTGAGCAGGTGGAAATGGAGTCTACGCTGTCTCTTAAAGTCTCTACTCCCACCACCGTGCTCACACAGAGAAGGTGTCCTGACCAGTGCTGCAGGAAGGAAGTGACCCCCTGCTCTAACAAGACTGAGAAGCccactgctcctcctcctgtcATCACTAAAGAGGAAAGAG ATTTAGTGATAAAGCCATTGCCTATCAAGACTGACCCAACTCCAAAAAGCATGTTTGTGGTGGGAGAGGAGGAAACCTTGGACAGTAGTGTTTTGGTGGAGCCTCAGCCCAGCATCCCCTCAGAGCCCAGGCCAGTGGAAAAGTGTTTGACCATTCTGAAAGACCCACAG ATGGGTGCTCGATACCTGAGTGATGCTGAGGTTATTATGTTAGTAAATGCAAAGCACATTCCTGCCTATAAGCTGGAGGCGGTGATGGAGAGCCCAGAGAGAGGGGTGATGATCCGCAGGAAGATGCTCCGCCCCAAACTCCCCAAGACTTCTGCACTCACATGCCTTCCCTACAAAGACTACAACTACTCTCAG GTCATGGGAACTTGCTGTGAGAACATCATTGGTTACATGCCGGTTCCAGTGGGTGTTGCAGGCCCTCTGTTGTTGGATGGAAAGCAGTTCCAGGTCCCACTGGCTACAACCGAGGGCTGTCTTGTGGCTAGCACGAATCGAGGCTGCAGAGCGATAGCT CTGGCTGGTGGAGTCAGCAGCAGGCTTTTGGCTGATGGTATGACCCGTGGCCCTGTGGTTCGCTTACCTTCTGCCTGCAAGGCTGCTGAGGTCAAGGCATGGCTAGAGACCCCAGAGGGCTACAAGTGCATTAAAGAGGCATTTGACAACACTAGCAG GTTTGCTCGTTTAGAGAAGCTCCTGATTGGCCTTGCTTCACGTAATCTGTATATACGATTCCAGTCCCAAACTGGAGATGCCATGGGGATGAACATGATCTCAAAG GGAACAGAGCAGGCTCTGGCTAGGCTTAAAGAAGAATTCCCTGAGCTGCAGGTCTTGGCAGTTAGTGGGAACTACTGCACTGATAAAAAACCAGCTGCTATTAACTGGATTGAGGGCAGGGGCAAGTCTGTGGTGTGTGAAGCTACCATACCTGCTCAAGTTGTCAGAGAG GTTTTAAAGACTAGTACGGAAGCACTGGTGGATCTAAATATCAATAAAAACCTTGTGGGTTCTGCCATGGCAGGAAGTATTGGGGGCTACAATGCTCATGCCGCCAACATCGTTGCTGCTATTTACATCGCATGTGGACAG GACCCGGCTCAGACAGTGGGCAGCTCTAACTGTATCACTCTAATGGAGGCAGCAGGACCCACAGGAGAGGATCTTTACATCAGCTGCACCATGCCTTCCATTGAGCTGGGCACTGTAGGAGGAGGCACCAATCTGGCACCTCAACAAGCCTGTCTGCAG atgTTAGGCGTGCAAGGTGCCAGTGAGACGTGTCCTGGTGAGAATGCCCGGCAGCTTGCCAGGGTGGTGTGTGCCACCGTGCTGGCAGGGGAGATATCACTCATGGCTGCTCTTGCTGCCGGACAGCTAGTCAAAAGTCACATGACACATAATAG gtCAAAAGTAAATTTACAAGGCACACCAGGAAGCTGCACAAAACAAGCATCTTAG